The following coding sequences lie in one Anomaloglossus baeobatrachus isolate aAnoBae1 chromosome 7, aAnoBae1.hap1, whole genome shotgun sequence genomic window:
- the SRRM2 gene encoding serine/arginine repetitive matrix protein 2 isoform X1, with product MYNGIGLPTPRGSGTNGYVQRNLSSVRHKKDRTDYKSEEELKKLESLLVKKPNQEILDHERKRKVELKCLELEEMMEEQGYSEVEIQEKVATFRLMLQEKDLSLQKEDEKLKTNVSETHQLAEANEKKNERLRAAFGISDSYVDGSSFDPNRRAAVKQQEQQKSYSFVADTEGSRSPSPSKHKKKKKKKDRGRSHSRSPGHKEKKSKSHKHRSSSNSKRKDRSSSPKSKRKNKDKKTKRSPSVSPPRGPPSSSSSDETSPGRSRDNVQRSKGEKRSHMKNSERQRSVSSSRERRNDRGPSPQPAMSHARNRGSRNERSSRGRSSSFSPRRSKDARPVPEATKRDNKPSERRSAAAPDTSPGSSPIPRKRSRPDSPKDRHPKEKGDREKPHRMASPEHRRSPATHKQPPKSLRRERSISLEKRSPERKTREDSRDRKWDGKKKTQPAPEKSSKAKNSSSSSSTSSSSSSSSSSESEMSDGKLVNKSVQKSSEHVKDNTYSRTEKDTGSKTAKSAVSRKPSPGQRPDQGRKSQRSVSRSPRREHRLPSPKPIQSPSESPPRKGRSVTPKGKARSSSISPSKSPQNKTSRKAHSPTSPHRETSKSSRRARSSSRTPPRHYREKERSPYGDKKRLTTPQYNKAGSDYVKKRDMSSSARNETRSHSRSAAKHKSSVSPERNERSRSRSKRRRQSRTRSPESRDVRSRSPSVNQRNPLVYKPERKRIRASSCDKERSHSTSRYKRTPSDTRMASRSRSPSPNSHTKKRSRSRTPRKRAKSRSLSPKQRASAQKITSPKTRPRRQSSKGRSSSRSLSPVQKNRSSRNRSKGSMSRSISPVKVRVTRKSRSPSPQSRKPEKQMDSNRRYSSSPKSRGGSSRYSEQRITQGKVSQNKSPRGRTASRSPASPRSHRSHSHKETSPIIGKESERRSRDFYKKVVTSEFRSKSKESSHEKSSKSTSHSQSSESMRHHKHAKTIPQDLDSRSSLDHSDKSKTYKGDSKSSSKYESRPKLPSENEYTSKRASQKMRSGSGGSSSNSTEPSEDELKEKQTRCRTSREPKTKHGSPSRTRTLSSSERKLKSQQHPRSHSSSEREDGSQLSKIGSNIFDAKVSSKNKQRLEESSDNASKQIKSRLKQFSEKHMLRSPQSKASSESSPERQPNRRTPSRTSSESSLERQPRSKVQSTRTRSESSPENRYRVRPSPRKSPRSSPDSRIQSKMSPRVTQRLSSEQQTESKPQLSESSESSPERQPRGKHSKSRASSHSSSEEQSKLKPIPHRETSESSPERLSGSRPPSKTGSRLSSVQRSDRRSSSQTSSKSNLASSHGKNHSTRSPEHEEKSRFSQHGHSRSEQESDVRQSERRRDYRSSEREYSNQSLKNKSSQEHETRSAHTNKYSSRSPERTSVTPPRQLKSGSSDSDSSPEISQPKPRTSESEAKSSHCSSSDHEGKLKTQSYKTSLYSQEDVKSTIKEHTHSLGSPPGKAQDSEIFQITSASQEQHDVSTKEYVTEAESVSLYTEINGTDSQVTGLKPVKDKPEDQVPCSKPSPLRTSETSVKEDIAPECVVSGEGDSPRDTKSTEQEIQKRPKRKKSSSSTSSSSSSSSSSSSSSSSSSSSSSSSSSSSSEDDEESNPSPVQNLTSPPSKKLKTNLDEDAAVSPPSCTPLDSLQSDRASAVKCDLPADSSEDMLPRSGSKSPHVAHLDKPDSKCTSPMSMDETSSPILTKIGSPERQDGYSTNREGSSLKTIGSPVKSPIAPDISVFQVIEECKPAENHPDSPNKPNSSCLPLLTACDKTSLTYTQSNVLFESGEVKRPELPDFRRQSFSPTTHKSPKSLTSSKHSSSGSSSEDSSSDSSSESSSSEDPASPQKVNVPDLPPIRRIASPEREKSADSPRHKSSRYGSVREKEKLAQSRSSSRSSVNHRDISRPSGREPQRKRSPSRSPVQKGRSTTPPRHRGRTPPRAFRSRSRSRTDRYSRRNRSRSSSRRSPSWQNRSRWGRGRSPTSPRRGRSGSRSRTDHSWRSRHGHSRSSPWKGRSRSPSRYDSYRYSHRGNSRSSPKRRSRSPYRRDRPHGYYRRDRSTSSSRRKRVRSPWRKSRSFDRRARTKSSDRHKSSQSSRAIRRSRSSSSNGEQSRAPRQLRPSTSPTVGKSVPQQRSSPKRTANIQSASPYLIIQGSPQKSPTLSQVEKPDDSQQKPSIELDESADKREASTTGSPSPNTETGELEPAGSTAELLTSPAVLENLPFPGTGENNPKLDSKMQRAVAECAKENVYSENASTARVTESSQQDRQNVSSNKQGRLLRSSSSQSCSDSSPQEPSPAAEAPTKIERISGSPSLAEVKEDPVLQKEPRRSRSSSTSSSSSSSSSSSSSSDSSSSSSSSSSSSHKPSSKKESVPARRRSRSPRKPIDSLRDSRSLSYSPAERQRPPSPPPRRRESDIRRSHSSPNRKLRRESPNSRHSHRRSSRSP from the exons GTCTCACAGCCGCTCCCCCGGCCACAAGGAGAAGAAGTCAAAGTCCCACAAGCATCG GTCTTCATCTAATTCTAAGAGGAAGGACAG GTCTTCGAGCCCAAAAAGCAAgagaaaaaataaagacaaaaagacAAAAAG GTCCCCCAGTGTGTCACCACCGCGTGGACCGCCAtcttcctcctcatcagatgagacCTCCCCCGGCAG GTCCAGAGACAATGTCCAAAGAAGCAAAGGTGAAAAACGCAGTCACATGAAAAACTCGGAAAGGCAGAGATCAGTCAGCTCCTCACGAGAGCGGAGGAATGATCGAGGTCCAAGCCCACAGCCAGCGATGAGCCATGCTAGGAAT AGAGGTTCGAGGAATGAGAGAAGCAGCAGAGGTCGTTCATCTTCGTTCTCTCCCAGAAGATCCAAAGATGCCCGACCTGTTCCAGAGGCCACTAAAAGGGATAATAAACCAAGCGAGAGGCGTAGTGCGGCAGCCCCTGACACCTCTCCGGGATCCAGCCCAATCCCACGAAAGAGGAGCAGACCTGACAGTCCAAAGGACCGCCACCCTAAAGAGAAAGGTGACCGAGAGAAGCCACACAGGATGGCTTCACCTGAGCATCGAAGATCGCCAGCTACTCACAAACAGCCACCTAAATCCTTAAGGAGGGAGCGAAGTATATCCCTAGAGAAGAGGTCTCCAGAACGCAAAACCAGAGAGGATTCAAGAGACAGGAAATGGGATGGAAAGAAAAAAACTCAACCAGCTCCTGAAAAAtcttcaaaagctaaaaattcaTCATCCTCTTCTTCCACCTCTTCATCATCGTCTTCATCGTCGTCCTCGGAAAGTGAAATGTCTGATGGAAAGTTGGTTAATAAGAGTGTGCAGAAGTCTTCAGAACATGTCAAAGATAATACTTATTCCAGAACAGAAAAAGATACTGGAAGTAAGACTGCCAAGTCTGCCGTCTCCAGAAAACCTTCACCCGGACAACGACCAGATCAAGGTCGAAAGTCACAAAGAAGTGTATCACGTAGTCCTAGGAGAGAACACCGGTTACCATCTCCCAAACCTATTCAGTCACCTTCGGAGAGCCCACCAAGGAAGGGACGGTCAGTGACCCCTAAGGGGAAAGCCAGATCCTCATCCATTTCTCCTTCAAAAAGTCCCCAAAATAAAACTTCAAGAAAagctcattcacctacttctccacATAGAGAAACCTCAAAATCTTCTCGCAGAGCGAGGTCTTCGTCACGTACACCTCCTCGACACTACCGTGAAAAAGAAAGGTCTCCCTATGGTGATAAAAAGCGCTTGACAACTCCACAATATAATAAGGCTGGATCAGACTATGTCAAAAAGAGAGACATGTCGTCTTCAGCCAGGAATGAGACACGTTCACACTCTCGGTCTGCAGCTAAGCACAAAAGTTCAGTGTCTCCTGAAAGGAATGAGCGGTCACGTTCTCGGTCTAAAAGGAGGAGGCAATCTCGCACACGCTCTCCAGAATCCCGAGATGTAAGGTCACGTTCCCCTTCTGTAAATCAGAGGAACCCCCTTGTATATAAACCTGAACGGAAGCGAATTAGGGCTTCTTCATGTGATAAAGAAAGGTCTCATTCGACGTCGCGATATAAAAGGACCCCTTCTGACACGCGGATGGCTTCAAGGTCTCGTAGTCCTAGTCCAAATTCTCACACAAAGAAAAGATCTCGTTCACGAACACCTAGAAAAAGAGCAAAATCCCGATCATTGTCTCCCAAGCAACGGGCATCTGCCCAAAAGATTACTTCTCCCAAAACAAGACCCAGACGCCAGTCATCAAAGGGGCGATCATCTTCACGTTCATTGTCTCCAGTACAGAAAAATAGGTCTTCAAGAAATCGATCAAAAGGGTCTATGTCCAGATCAATATCCCCTGTAAAGGTGAGGGTGACAAGGAAATCGAGGTCTCCTTCACCACAAAGCAGGAAACCTGAAAAGCAGATGGATTCCAATAGAAGATACAGTTCTTCCCCAAAATCGAGAGGAGGCTCTTCCAGATATTCTGAACAAAGAATCACTCAAGGAAAGGTTTCACAAAATAAGTCTCCTCGTGGTAGAACTGCATCAAGATCACCAGCTTCTCCAAGATCCCACAGAAGCCATTCACATAAGGAAACTTCTCCTATTattgggaaagagagtgaaagaagaTCTAGAGATTTTTACAAGAAAGTTGTCACTTCTGAATTCAGATCGAAATCTAAAGAATCGTCCCACGAGAAGTCTTCCAAGTCTACATCGCACAGCCAGTCTTCAGAAAGCATGAGGCATCATAAGCACGCTAAAACAATTCCACAAGATCTTGACTCGAGATCAAGTCTTGATCATTCAGATAAATCGAAGACTTATAAAGGGGATTCTAAATCGTCTTCAAAATATGAATCGAGACCAAAATTGCCATCAGAGAATGAGTATACATCCAAGCGAGCTTCACAGAAAATGAGATCTGGCTCAGGTGGAAGCTCCTCAAACAGTACAGAGCCATCTGAAGATGAGCTTAAAGAAAAGCAAACAAGATGCCGCACGAGTCGTGAACCTAAAACAAAACATGGTTCACCCAGTAGAACTAGAACTCTATCGTCTTCTGAACGAAAGTTAAAATCGCAACAGCACCCAAGATCACATTCGTCATCTGAACGAGAAGATGGATCCCAACTGTCTAAAATCGGGTCTAATATTTTTGATGCTAAAGTGTCATCTAAAAATAAGCAACGATTAGAAGAATCTTCAGATAATGCTTCTAAACAAATTAAATCAAGGCTCAAACAATTCTCTGAAAAACACATGTTACGTTCCCCACAGTCTAAAGCTAGTTCAGAGTCTTCTCCTGAAAGACAGCCTAATAGACGTACACCTTCTCGAACTAGTTCTGAGTCGTCTCTGGAAAGGCAGCCAAGAAGTAAAGTGCAATCTACTAGAACAAGGTCAGAATCTTCTCCAGAAAATCGGTATAGAGTTAGACCTTCACCAAGAAAAAGCCCTAGGTCCTCTCCAGACAGTCGGATCCAAAGTAAAATGTCACCTCGAGTGACTCAAAGGTTATCTTCTGAGCAGCAGACTGAAAGCAAACCACAGTTAAGCGAAAGCTCAGAATCTTCACCTGAACGGCAACCTAGAGGTAAACACTCAAAATCCAGAGCCAGCTCACACTCTTCATCCGAAGAACAATCCAAATTGAAACCAATCCCACATAGAGAAACTTCAGAATCCTCACCTGAAAGATTATCTGGGTCCAGGCCTCCAAGTAAGACCGGCTCCAGGTTGTCTTCAGTCCAACGTTCAGATCGAAGGTCAAGTTCTCAAACCTCATCAAAGTCTAACTTAGCATCATCCCATGGCAAAAATCATAGCACTAGATCACCAGAACATGAAGAAAAATCAAGGTTCTCGCAACACGGACATTCTAGATCAGAACAAGAGTCAGATGTCAGACAGTCTGAGAGAAGACGTGATTATAGATCATCTGAAAGGGAATACTCAAATCAATCCCTCAAAAATAAATCCTCACAGGAGCATGAAACTAGATCTGCTCATACTAACAAGTATTCTTCAAGATCACCTGAACGTACATCTGTAACGCCACCGCGTCAACTAAAATCTGGGTCATCCGATAGTGATTCAAGTCCTGAAATTTCTCAACCTAAACCTAGAACCTCTGAAAGTGAGGCAAAGTCTTCACATTGTTCATCTTCAGACCATGAAGGGAAATTGAAGACTCAGTCTTATAAAACTAGTTTGTATTCCCAGGAGGATGTGAAGTCTACCATCAAGGAGCATACCCATAGTTTAGGTTCTCCGCCAGGAAAGGCACAGGACAGTGAAATCTTCCAAATCACGAGTGCATCACAAGAACAGCATGATGTGTCTACCAAAGAATATGTAACCGAGGCAGAGAGTGTCTCTCTATATACAGAAATTAATGGAACAGACTCCCAAGTAACTGGGCTAAAGCCAGTAAAGGATAAGCCAGAAGACCAAGTTCCCTGCTCCAAGCCCTCTCCTCTGAGGACTTCAGAGACTAGTGTAAAGGAAGATATTGCACCTGAATGTGTGGTCTCTGGTGAAGGAGATTCACCAAGAGATACCAAATCTACAGAACAAGAAATACAAAAGAGACCCAAGAGAAAAAAATCTAGTTCCTCaacatcctcctcatcctcctcttcatcatcctcctcctcttcatcttcGTCTTCatcatcctcttcctcctcttcctcttcatcATCCTCTGAAGATGACGAGGAATCAAATCCTTCACCTGTGCAAAATTTGACATCCCCACCTTCAAAGAAACTAAAGACAAATCTTGACGAGGATGCAGCAGTCTCTCCTCCTTCATGTACACCTTTAGATTCCTTACAAAGTGACAGAGCATCAGCTGTAAAATGTGACCTTCCTGCTGACAGCTCTGAAGATATGTTACCCAGAAGTGGGTCAAAATCTCCTCATGTGGCTCACTTAGACAAACCGGATAGCAAATGTACTTCTCCAATGTCCATGGATGAGACCTCTTCTCCTATCCTGACTAAAATTGGTTCTCCTGAGAGACAGGATGGTTACTCCACAAATAGAGAAGGCTCTTCTCTAAAAACAATCGGGAGCCCCGTTAAATCTCCAATTGCTCCTGATATTTCAGTCTTCCAAGTCATTGAAGAATGCAAACCAGCAGAAAATCATCCAGATTCTCCTAATAAACCGAATAGCTCCTGCCTGCCCCTGCTTACGGCATGTGATAAGACATCTTTAACGTATACTCAATCTAATGTGCTTTTTGAAAGTGGTGAAGTGAAGAGGCCAGAGCTTCCTGACTTTAGAAGACAGTCTTTCTCACCTACTACACATAAAAGTCCTAAGTCCCTGACTTCATCAAAACACAGCAGCTCAGGTTCCTCCTCAGAGGACAGCAGTTCCGACTCTTCAAGTGAAAGTAGTTCTTCAGAGGACCCCGCATCTCCTCAAAAAGTTAATGTGCCAGATCTCCCACCAATACGGCGCATTGCATCGCCTGAAAGAGAGAAATCTGCTGACTCTCCAAGGCACAAATCTTCAAGGTATGGTTCTGTTCGAGAGAAAGAGAAACTTGCCCAGTCACGCTCTTCTTCAAGGTCATCAGTGAATCACAGGGACATATCTCGCCCCTCTGGAAGAGAGCCACAAAGAAAAAGATCTCCATCACGGTCACCTGTTCAGAAAGGCAGGTCAACCACACCCCCAAGACACAGAGGAAGAACACCACCTCGCGCATTTAGGTCTCGTTCAAGGTCCAGGACAGACAGATATTCTCGTAGAAATCGCTCACGATCCTCTTCAAGACGTTCACCATCTTGGCAAAATCGTAGCAGATGGGGACGTGGCAGATCTCCAACTTCCCCGAGAAGAGGCCGCTCAGGTTCTCGCTCACGCACTGACCATTCATGGCGTTCTCGTCATGGTCATTCTAGATCCTCACCTTGGAAAGGGAGATCAAGATCGCCATCAAGATATGATTCTTATCGGTACTCCCATCGGGGAAATTCGAGATCTTCTCCAAAAAGGAGATCACGATCACCATACAGACGTGATAGGCCTCATGGTTATTATCGTCGGGACAGATCCACCTCTTCATCTAGGCGGAAGAGAGTTAGGTCGCCGTGGAGAAAGTCTCGGTCCTTTGATAGAAGAGCACGGACCAAATCTTCTGATAGACATAAGAGTTCACAAAGTAGCAGGGCAATTAGACGGAGCCGTTCATCATCCTCAAATGGAGAACAGTCTCGAGCTCCTAGGCAGCTGAGACCATCCACATCACCAACAGTTGGTAAATCTGTACCACAGCAAAGGAGCTCTCCCAAAAGAACTGCTAATATACAGTCCGCCAGCCCCTATTTGATTATCCAAGGGAGTCCACAAAAGTCCCCAACTCTGTCACAAGTTGAGAAGCCTGACGACTCCCAACAGAAACCCTCCATAGAGCTGGACGAGTCTGCTGATAAAAGAGAAGCCTCTACCACCGGAAGCCCCTCTCCAAACACAGAGACAGGTGAATTGGAACCGGCTGGGTCCACGGCTGAGCTGCTAACATCTCCAGCTGTTCTGGAGAACCTTCCTTTCCCTGGGACAGGAGAAAATAATCCCAAACTGGACTCCAAAATGCAAAGGGCAGTGGCCGAATGTGCTAAAGAAAATGTCTATAGTGAAAACGCTTCTACAGCACGAGTAACTGAGTCTTCACAACAAGATAGACAAAATGTCTCCTCAAATAAACAGGGTAGACTGCTGAGGAGTTCGTCATCACAGTCCTGCTCCGATTCAAGCCCCCAAGAGCCCTCTCCAGCTGCCGAAGCCCCGACTAAAATAGAGAG GATCTCTGGTTCCCCATCACTAGCCGAGGTGAAGGAGGACCCTGTGCTTCAGAAAGAACCACGGCGATCCCGAAGCTCGAGCACATCATCTTCCTCATCTTCATCCTCTTCATCAAGCTCCTCATCTGACTCCTCGTCTTCCTCATCTTCATCGTCGTCCTCTTCTCATAAGCCCAGCAGCAAGAAGGAGTCTGTCCCGGCCAGGAGGAG ATCACGGAGTCCCCGTAAACCCATAGACTCCCTGAGAGATTCCCGCTCCCTCAGCTATTCTCCTGCTGAGCGACAACGCCCTCCGTCCCCTCCACCTCGCAGGAG GGAGAGTGATATCAGAAGAAGCCACAGCTCCCCAAACCGGAAACTCAGAAGAGAGTCCCCCAACTCCCGGCACTCACATCGGAGGTCCTCCAG GTCGCCCTGA